One segment of Sinorhizobium sp. BG8 DNA contains the following:
- a CDS encoding helix-turn-helix transcriptional regulator has translation MGALTQHHRRYDFESDLENALNRVDFFRIFHMMALRYRFEHFAVLQLANEHEVSNLGSRLVLHDLPAGLTETYDKRHRFSDSAAFRRFHKSVISTAWRTEDDADLNGSGNNSSNFLAQLGFEFALCVPVHSATGMRYVVMFLGDDDSISRPEHFQLCYEATCAFDYYYRAVLANKAGMGLTPRETEILRWISYGKTASEIALIVSVSEHTVNSHTATILKKLDVVNRTQMVAKAIREQIIQ, from the coding sequence GTGGGCGCACTTACGCAGCATCATCGCCGCTACGACTTCGAAAGTGATTTGGAGAACGCTCTCAATCGCGTCGATTTCTTTCGCATTTTCCACATGATGGCGCTCAGATACCGGTTCGAGCACTTCGCCGTGCTTCAACTGGCAAACGAACACGAGGTCAGCAATCTCGGCAGCCGCCTCGTTCTCCACGATCTTCCGGCGGGCTTGACGGAAACCTACGACAAGCGGCACCGCTTCAGCGATTCAGCCGCATTCCGGCGCTTCCACAAGTCCGTTATATCCACGGCCTGGCGTACAGAGGACGACGCCGACCTCAACGGCTCCGGCAACAACAGTTCCAATTTCCTGGCGCAACTCGGATTCGAGTTTGCGCTTTGCGTACCGGTCCATTCGGCCACCGGGATGCGCTATGTCGTCATGTTTCTCGGCGACGACGACAGCATCAGCCGGCCGGAGCATTTCCAGCTTTGCTATGAAGCAACCTGCGCCTTCGACTACTATTATCGCGCGGTTCTTGCCAACAAGGCGGGAATGGGACTGACCCCGAGGGAGACAGAGATCCTCCGCTGGATCTCCTACGGCAAGACCGCGAGCGAGATCGCACTCATAGTCTCGGTTTCGGAGCATACGGTGAATTCACACACGGCAACCATCCTTAAGAAGCTGGATGTCGTGAACCGAACTCAAATGGTTGCCAAGGCCATTCGCGAACAGATCATACAGTGA